A DNA window from Streptomyces sp. 71268 contains the following coding sequences:
- a CDS encoding hydantoinase/oxoprolinase N-terminal domain-containing protein produces MLLSGSRVLAAARAPGRGRTVLTRVLAEVCGAHAAAVRHVTFDVGPALLAAVREPADGPEQGAGEGAARTVPVVAVRIAPRPARHPALARHPSAPIAGLVARSVTLPGGHDLLGRELAALDDARVGELADELAASGVRAVAVAACGSLAAPAHERAVGERLLAAAPGLRISLSHEFGGQDLAGREASAVLNAALADVAEEVLGACEAAAGRVVPRAQHGVARGDGGRTPLARARTLPVVAVGAAEAAALLGAARLAGLERCRVLLPGSEGALLGEVRNGVPLVRPGRVPGWGVRLSVPMAILSAKGTALDGIGGGAADSADADAGNGDGAEAGAGDGGEPPTVVVAAGDGHPAHPAPAAGPVAAPGPVCDAGGGTSGGHRVACRDDRVSLSPPADLALIGTALCPPMAWVDEVVQVKDARELAAVRRDAEQRTIAMVTAQGAAPGSARLVETTVVALPFSPAGTIRVHLRAVGEAEPWTAGEAAARDGEPAGAGADGERVAGGPAGGESSDGADAVVASRPAGEAPAARDVGEGREAGEGRGARAAGGAPAGRRPRRSE; encoded by the coding sequence GTGCTGCTGAGCGGCTCCCGGGTGCTCGCCGCCGCGCGGGCTCCCGGGCGCGGGCGGACGGTCCTGACCCGGGTGTTGGCCGAGGTGTGCGGCGCGCACGCCGCGGCCGTACGGCATGTCACCTTCGACGTCGGGCCCGCCCTGCTGGCGGCGGTGCGGGAGCCGGCCGACGGGCCGGAGCAGGGGGCGGGTGAGGGCGCCGCGCGTACCGTTCCGGTGGTCGCGGTGCGGATCGCGCCCCGGCCGGCCCGGCACCCCGCCCTGGCCCGGCACCCGTCTGCGCCGATCGCCGGGCTGGTGGCGCGTTCGGTCACCCTGCCGGGCGGTCACGACCTGCTGGGGCGCGAGCTGGCCGCGCTGGACGACGCGCGGGTCGGGGAGCTCGCGGACGAGCTGGCCGCGAGCGGTGTGCGCGCCGTCGCCGTCGCCGCCTGCGGATCGCTGGCCGCGCCGGCCCACGAACGGGCGGTGGGTGAACGGCTGTTGGCGGCCGCCCCGGGCCTGCGGATCTCGCTCTCCCACGAGTTCGGCGGCCAGGACCTGGCGGGCCGGGAGGCGTCGGCCGTGCTGAACGCGGCGCTCGCCGACGTCGCCGAGGAGGTGCTCGGCGCCTGCGAGGCCGCCGCCGGCCGGGTCGTGCCACGGGCCCAGCACGGCGTCGCGCGCGGGGACGGCGGCCGTACCCCGCTGGCCAGGGCGCGGACGCTGCCGGTCGTGGCCGTGGGCGCGGCCGAGGCCGCGGCGCTGTTGGGCGCGGCGCGCCTGGCGGGGCTTGAGCGGTGCCGGGTGCTGCTGCCGGGGTCGGAGGGCGCGCTGCTCGGCGAGGTCCGCAACGGGGTACCGCTGGTGCGGCCGGGACGGGTTCCGGGCTGGGGCGTGCGCCTCTCGGTGCCGATGGCGATCCTCTCCGCGAAGGGCACGGCCCTGGACGGGATCGGCGGCGGCGCTGCCGACAGCGCGGATGCCGATGCCGGTAACGGTGATGGTGCTGAGGCCGGTGCCGGTGACGGCGGCGAGCCGCCGACGGTGGTGGTCGCCGCCGGGGACGGGCATCCCGCGCACCCCGCCCCGGCCGCCGGCCCCGTCGCCGCGCCCGGGCCGGTCTGCGACGCCGGTGGCGGAACGAGCGGCGGCCACCGGGTGGCGTGCCGCGACGACCGGGTGTCGTTGTCGCCACCGGCCGACCTGGCGCTGATCGGAACCGCGCTGTGTCCACCCATGGCCTGGGTCGACGAGGTCGTACAGGTCAAGGATGCCCGCGAGTTGGCGGCGGTGCGGCGGGACGCGGAGCAGCGCACCATCGCGATGGTCACCGCGCAGGGCGCGGCGCCGGGAAGCGCGCGGCTGGTGGAAACCACCGTGGTCGCGCTGCCGTTCAGCCCGGCCGGCACGATACGGGTCCACCTGCGGGCCGTCGGCGAGGCCGAGCCGTGGACCGCTGGCGAAGCCGCCGCCAGGGACGGTGAACCAGCGGGGGCCGGCGCCGACGGCGAGCGGGTTGCCGGCGGGCCGGCCGGGGGCGAGTCCAGCGACGGTGCCGACGCGGTGGTGGCCTCGCGTCCGGCCGGTGAGGCGCCAGCGGCCCGCGATGTGGGGGAGGGGCGCGAGGCGGGCGAGGGTCGCGGTGCGCGGGCCGCCGGGGGCGCGCCCGCCGGCCGGCGTCCTCGGAGGTCCGAGTGA
- a CDS encoding hemerythrin domain-containing protein encodes MSHTHTPHAGDDNAADTDVVTLLMRQHGDIRNLFDEVEASTGEDRKDAFRRLVRLLAVHETAEEEVVHPFARRAFPGAEEVVDERLAEEHKAKESLAALEDLDTEDPGFLPRLRALRESVQTHARAEERYEFTHIRRSADTARLASMAKGVKAAEAMAPTRPHPGVESRAANMALGPVAALMDRTKDAVRKAMGKDG; translated from the coding sequence ATGTCACACACCCACACACCGCACGCCGGCGACGACAACGCCGCCGACACCGACGTGGTCACGCTCCTCATGCGTCAGCACGGCGACATCCGCAACCTCTTCGACGAGGTCGAGGCGTCGACCGGGGAGGACCGCAAGGACGCCTTCCGGCGCCTGGTACGCCTGCTCGCCGTGCACGAGACGGCTGAGGAGGAGGTGGTCCACCCCTTCGCCCGCCGCGCGTTTCCCGGCGCCGAGGAGGTCGTCGACGAGCGCCTGGCCGAGGAGCACAAGGCCAAGGAGAGCCTGGCGGCCCTGGAGGACCTGGACACCGAGGACCCGGGGTTCCTCCCCCGGCTGCGCGCGCTCCGCGAGAGCGTTCAGACCCACGCCAGGGCCGAGGAGCGGTACGAGTTCACCCACATCCGCCGCAGTGCCGACACCGCGCGCCTGGCCTCCATGGCCAAGGGCGTCAAGGCGGCCGAGGCCATGGCCCCGACCCGCCCGCACCCCGGCGTCGAGTCCAGAGCGGCCAACATGGCCCTCGGGCCCGTCGCGGCACTGATGGACCGCACGAAGGACGCCGTACGCAAGGCCATGGGCAAGGACGGCTGA
- a CDS encoding DUF917 domain-containing protein — MTARGVEPVRAIGAEDVSTLWAGAQFYAPAFGDDGAEGLREWVTALLAEHGPVPLVRAEALPPDTRCAALGLVGSGTALAELPPVGDEFTTALSGLERRLGQRVEAVFPLAAAALNALTPLVAACLRGLPLIDSDGMGRVFPLVQYTSLHLAGLPVGPVCAAGPAGESLTVEAASADRVETMLRAQVHLMGGWAATASYPCDAAELRGAGLHGTVSRLLAAGRVLRAGGPVDRTVSRLSAVTGCRSVGRGRVVEVEQLTRPMEWAQPAHASTVLVAESGGAGRLLQLELQNDILLVLADGALTAAVPDVICLLDAVRGGVVGLDSLGGGEVVEVLVMPAAPVWYSPAGLALAGPRAFGLPVEHPRVAR, encoded by the coding sequence GTGACGGCGCGCGGCGTGGAGCCGGTGCGGGCCATCGGCGCCGAAGACGTGTCCACGCTGTGGGCGGGCGCGCAGTTCTACGCCCCCGCCTTCGGCGACGACGGCGCCGAGGGCCTGCGGGAGTGGGTGACCGCGCTGCTGGCCGAACACGGCCCCGTCCCGCTGGTGCGTGCCGAGGCCCTGCCGCCCGACACCCGGTGCGCCGCGCTCGGCCTGGTCGGTTCGGGCACGGCGCTGGCCGAACTGCCGCCCGTCGGGGACGAGTTCACCACGGCTCTCAGCGGGCTTGAGCGGCGGCTCGGCCAGCGGGTGGAGGCCGTCTTCCCGCTCGCCGCCGCAGCCCTCAACGCCCTGACGCCGCTGGTGGCGGCCTGTCTGCGCGGGCTGCCGCTGATCGACAGCGACGGCATGGGGCGGGTCTTCCCGCTGGTGCAGTACACCTCGCTGCACCTGGCGGGCCTTCCGGTCGGCCCGGTGTGCGCGGCGGGGCCGGCCGGCGAGAGCCTGACCGTGGAGGCCGCGTCCGCCGACCGGGTGGAGACGATGCTGCGGGCCCAGGTCCACCTGATGGGCGGCTGGGCGGCGACCGCCAGCTACCCGTGCGACGCCGCCGAACTGCGCGGCGCCGGCCTGCACGGCACGGTGTCCCGGCTGCTGGCCGCGGGGCGTGTCCTGCGCGCGGGGGGCCCGGTGGACCGGACGGTCAGCCGGTTGTCGGCCGTCACCGGCTGCCGCAGCGTGGGGCGGGGCCGGGTGGTCGAGGTCGAGCAGCTCACCCGGCCGATGGAATGGGCCCAGCCCGCACACGCCTCGACGGTGCTGGTGGCCGAGTCCGGCGGCGCGGGGAGGTTGCTCCAACTGGAGTTGCAGAACGACATCCTGCTGGTCCTCGCCGACGGAGCGCTGACGGCGGCCGTACCGGACGTGATCTGCTTGCTGGATGCCGTACGGGGCGGCGTCGTCGGCCTGGACAGCCTGGGCGGTGGTGAGGTGGTGGAGGTGTTGGTGATGCCGGCCGCGCCGGTCTGGTACTCCCCGGCGGGGCTCGCGCTGGCGGGCCCGCGCGCCTTCGGCCTGCCGGTCGAGCACCCCCGGGTGGCCCGGTGA
- a CDS encoding catalase — protein MTDVSSLGSPEDDPQTVLTDRQGHPIYDNQNQRTVGARGPATLENYHFLEKISHFDRERIPERVVHARGVTSYGYFEAYGAWGDEPISQYTRAKLFQERGKRTDVAVRFSTVIGGRDSSEAARDPRGFAVKFYTEDGNWDLVGNNLGVFFIRDAVKFPDVIHALKPDPVSHEQKPARIFDFMSQTPECMHMLVNLFSPRGIPADYRHMQGFGVNTYKWVDAEGQTVLVKYHWMPKQGVRSMTEEDAANVQAGELGHATKDLYEAIGRGEYPEWELLVQIMADGDHPELDFDPLDDTKTWPEQLFPPKPVGRLVLDRTVDNYYAENEQIAFGTGVLVDGLDFSDDKMLVGRTFSYSDTQRYRVGPNYLQLPVNQAKNAEVRTNQRDGFMAYDNRAANANPEVNYEPSITGGLHEGQYPTHDDQGPEIRGRLTRKRIALTNDYQQAGQRYLLLEDWERDDLVTNFVNLISQCDRRVQERMVWHFLLVENDLGLRVGKGLGIGPSDVTHLEPLPGQSLTDEDRERLSRLGDNPPRDVSGLTMTHCVPNKRHVVTR, from the coding sequence ATGACCGACGTTTCCAGCTTGGGTTCACCCGAGGACGACCCCCAGACGGTACTCACCGACCGGCAGGGCCATCCGATCTACGACAACCAGAACCAGCGCACGGTGGGCGCCCGCGGCCCGGCCACCCTGGAGAACTACCACTTCCTGGAGAAGATCAGCCACTTCGACCGGGAGCGCATCCCGGAGCGCGTCGTGCACGCCCGGGGCGTCACCTCCTACGGCTACTTCGAGGCGTACGGGGCCTGGGGTGACGAGCCGATCAGCCAGTACACCCGGGCCAAGCTGTTCCAGGAGCGCGGCAAGCGCACCGACGTGGCCGTGCGGTTCTCCACGGTCATCGGCGGTCGCGACTCGTCGGAGGCGGCCCGCGACCCGCGCGGCTTCGCCGTGAAGTTCTACACCGAGGACGGCAACTGGGACCTGGTCGGCAACAACCTCGGGGTCTTCTTCATCCGGGACGCCGTGAAGTTCCCCGACGTCATCCACGCCCTCAAGCCCGACCCGGTCTCCCACGAGCAGAAGCCCGCCCGCATCTTCGACTTCATGTCGCAGACGCCGGAGTGCATGCACATGCTGGTCAACCTGTTCAGCCCGCGCGGCATCCCGGCGGACTACCGGCACATGCAGGGCTTCGGGGTGAACACCTACAAGTGGGTCGACGCCGAGGGCCAGACCGTTCTGGTCAAGTACCACTGGATGCCCAAGCAGGGCGTGCGCAGCATGACCGAGGAGGACGCGGCGAACGTCCAGGCGGGTGAGCTGGGCCACGCGACGAAGGACCTGTACGAGGCCATCGGCCGGGGCGAGTACCCCGAGTGGGAACTGCTCGTGCAGATCATGGCCGACGGCGACCACCCCGAGCTGGACTTCGACCCGCTGGACGACACCAAGACCTGGCCCGAGCAGCTCTTCCCGCCCAAGCCCGTCGGCCGGCTGGTGCTCGACCGCACGGTCGACAACTACTACGCGGAGAACGAGCAGATCGCCTTCGGTACCGGCGTCCTCGTCGACGGCCTCGACTTCTCCGACGACAAGATGCTCGTCGGGCGGACGTTCTCCTACAGCGACACCCAGCGCTACCGCGTCGGCCCCAACTACCTGCAACTGCCGGTCAACCAGGCCAAGAACGCGGAGGTGCGCACCAACCAGCGGGACGGGTTCATGGCCTACGACAACCGCGCGGCCAACGCGAACCCCGAGGTCAACTACGAGCCGTCGATCACCGGTGGGTTGCACGAGGGCCAGTACCCGACCCACGACGACCAGGGGCCGGAGATCAGGGGCCGGCTGACCCGCAAGCGCATCGCGCTCACCAACGACTACCAGCAGGCCGGCCAGCGCTACCTGTTGCTGGAGGACTGGGAGCGCGACGACCTGGTCACCAACTTCGTCAACCTCATCTCCCAGTGCGACCGCCGGGTGCAGGAACGCATGGTCTGGCACTTCCTATTGGTCGAGAACGACCTCGGCCTGCGGGTCGGCAAGGGCCTGGGCATCGGGCCCTCCGACGTGACCCACCTGGAACCGCTGCCCGGCCAGAGCCTGACGGACGAGGACCGCGAACGCCTGAGCCGGCTGGGTGACAACCCGCCGCGCGACGTGTCCGGACTCACCATGACCCACTGCGTCCCCAACAAGCGCCACGTGGTGACCCGGTAA
- a CDS encoding helix-turn-helix domain-containing protein yields MRAHPTGPPARLTVAEMLTVGALRDAEEVFLADGGGPVEHLVLAGELPRLRELAPNTVVVLHGEAASGGWSLASALHMAWERHAAAVVTPRVALSRSAALLARRLGITVLAVDRDPVEVALALAAEVARPEAERARRVAACAELLARESTVRGVLGVLNAELAGVPVALLVDGGLVAGRAAALRPGRGLTDVRVDVPGPAGRRWAELVAAVPEPSDGYAEYVPTLLRLARAPLLAASARRRIETARRTAREQAAFGLLRESVEHGRAADGAPPAAGTRPPPDREPPVWTSELGWRVEGVNTALWIADPSGAQDPPAPERTTMVRAAWADRLPDLPLVADQGGWLSWWNQPRDTPGGGPPKRLRALVGDVAREHGAVVGVGSPLPGAAGLLRSLREARLAAGAAAADGPGGVREFGASGVAAALAALPVDHLVSVADLVFPALADVRDREQIVRTVLAVLDHGGSLNRAATRLGVHRNTVLARLKRAQEVGLAYDDPASRLAVHVLCHALAAGRPGEARQPDAPPPDTGPGRST; encoded by the coding sequence GTGAGGGCGCACCCGACCGGCCCGCCGGCCAGGCTCACGGTGGCCGAGATGCTGACCGTCGGGGCGCTGCGCGACGCCGAGGAGGTGTTCCTGGCCGACGGCGGCGGCCCGGTGGAACACCTGGTGCTGGCCGGGGAGCTGCCGAGGCTGCGCGAGCTGGCGCCGAACACCGTGGTGGTGCTGCACGGCGAGGCGGCGAGCGGCGGCTGGTCGCTGGCCAGCGCCCTGCACATGGCCTGGGAGCGCCACGCCGCGGCGGTGGTCACCCCGCGGGTCGCGCTGAGCCGCTCCGCCGCGCTGTTGGCGCGGCGGCTGGGCATCACCGTGCTCGCCGTCGACCGGGACCCGGTGGAGGTGGCGCTCGCCCTGGCCGCCGAGGTGGCGCGGCCCGAGGCGGAACGCGCCCGCCGGGTGGCCGCCTGCGCCGAACTGCTGGCGCGCGAGTCCACGGTGCGCGGCGTGCTGGGCGTGCTGAACGCGGAGTTGGCGGGCGTTCCGGTGGCCCTGCTCGTGGACGGCGGCCTCGTCGCCGGCCGCGCCGCCGCCCTGCGGCCCGGCCGTGGCCTGACCGACGTACGGGTGGACGTTCCCGGGCCGGCCGGGCGGCGCTGGGCCGAGTTGGTGGCCGCCGTGCCCGAGCCGTCGGACGGCTACGCCGAGTACGTGCCCACGCTGCTGCGGCTGGCACGGGCCCCGCTGCTGGCGGCCTCGGCCCGCCGGCGCATCGAGACGGCCCGGCGCACCGCCCGGGAGCAGGCGGCCTTCGGGCTGCTGCGGGAGAGCGTCGAGCACGGACGGGCGGCGGACGGGGCGCCACCGGCCGCCGGTACGCGGCCTCCGCCCGACCGGGAGCCGCCGGTGTGGACCAGCGAACTGGGGTGGCGCGTCGAAGGGGTCAACACGGCGTTGTGGATCGCCGACCCCTCCGGTGCCCAGGACCCGCCGGCACCGGAGCGGACCACGATGGTGCGGGCGGCGTGGGCCGATCGCCTGCCGGACCTGCCGCTCGTCGCCGACCAGGGCGGCTGGCTGAGCTGGTGGAACCAGCCGCGTGACACGCCGGGCGGCGGCCCGCCCAAGCGGCTGCGCGCCCTCGTCGGCGACGTCGCCCGCGAGCACGGCGCCGTGGTCGGCGTCGGCTCACCGCTGCCGGGGGCCGCCGGGCTGCTGCGCTCGCTGCGCGAGGCCCGGTTGGCCGCGGGCGCCGCGGCGGCCGACGGGCCGGGCGGGGTACGGGAGTTCGGCGCGTCGGGGGTGGCCGCCGCGCTGGCCGCGTTGCCGGTGGACCACCTGGTGTCCGTCGCCGACCTGGTGTTCCCGGCCCTGGCCGACGTCCGCGACCGGGAGCAGATCGTACGGACCGTGCTGGCCGTGCTTGACCACGGCGGCTCGCTCAACCGGGCCGCGACGCGGCTCGGGGTGCACCGCAACACGGTGCTGGCCCGGTTGAAGCGGGCCCAGGAGGTCGGCCTGGCGTACGACGACCCGGCCAGCCGGCTCGCCGTGCACGTGCTGTGCCACGCGCTGGCGGCCGGCAGGCCGGGCGAGGCCCGACAGCCGGACGCGCCACCGCCCGACACCGGGCCGGGCCGGAGCACGTAG
- a CDS encoding cyclase family protein yields MDESAEQWRIRFDAEVTFSNEGGLQTRGFLLDVPAPDIDDRELADLFVRELGLLMVAEVRISGREAVRQAHRGLRSAADARGITGGRGAADRRFVELSHTVRHGMTTYPGLPGPEIGDHLSRRASRDHYAPGTEFAIGRITMVSNTGTYLDSPFHRFPDGTDLAGLPLEKLADLDGVVVRVVGHEGRALDRETLLPYDVAGRAVLVHTGWARHWGTEAYGSGHPFLTAAAADWLVEQGAALVGIDSLNIDDTDDGARPAHTALLAAGIPVVEHLRGLEHLPPRGFRFHAVPPPVEGMGTFPVRAYALLDTDG; encoded by the coding sequence ATGGACGAGAGCGCTGAGCAGTGGCGAATACGGTTCGACGCGGAGGTGACCTTCAGTAACGAAGGCGGTCTCCAGACACGGGGCTTCCTGCTGGACGTCCCAGCGCCGGACATCGACGACCGGGAACTGGCTGACCTGTTCGTCCGCGAACTCGGCCTCCTCATGGTGGCCGAGGTGCGGATCAGCGGGCGCGAGGCGGTGCGTCAGGCGCACCGGGGGCTGCGGAGCGCGGCCGACGCGCGCGGGATCACGGGAGGGCGCGGGGCTGCGGACCGCCGGTTCGTGGAACTCAGCCACACCGTGCGGCACGGCATGACCACCTACCCCGGCCTGCCGGGCCCCGAGATCGGCGACCACCTCTCGCGGCGGGCCTCGCGCGACCACTACGCGCCGGGAACCGAGTTCGCCATCGGCCGCATCACGATGGTCTCCAACACCGGCACCTACCTCGACAGCCCGTTCCACCGCTTCCCCGACGGGACCGACCTCGCCGGCCTGCCGCTGGAGAAGCTGGCCGACCTGGACGGGGTGGTCGTGCGGGTGGTGGGCCACGAAGGACGTGCGCTGGACCGCGAGACGCTGCTGCCGTACGACGTCGCCGGCCGGGCCGTGCTGGTCCACACCGGCTGGGCGCGGCACTGGGGCACCGAGGCGTACGGGAGCGGCCACCCGTTCCTGACCGCCGCGGCCGCCGACTGGCTGGTCGAACAGGGGGCCGCCCTCGTCGGCATCGACTCCCTCAACATCGACGACACGGACGACGGCGCCCGCCCCGCGCACACCGCGCTGCTCGCGGCCGGCATCCCCGTCGTGGAGCACCTGCGCGGCCTGGAACACCTGCCCCCGCGCGGCTTCCGCTTCCACGCCGTGCCGCCGCCCGTCGAGGGCATGGGCACCTTCCCGGTACGCGCCTACGCCCTGCTCGACACGGACGGCTGA
- a CDS encoding carboxylesterase family protein: MYVIPTTAGSVRGRRKGGVAAFAGIPYAAPPFGPRRLLPPQPPEPWSGVRDAFAPGPSAPQPGYHPALVDLLGEPGEVGEDCLSLNVWTPSPGRAEGGLPVMVWVHGGAFRNGAGSLPSYDGARLAADGVVCVTLNYRLGAEGFLLLPDGTSNLGLLDQIAALEWVRDNIAGFGGDPDNVTVFGQSAGAISITALLAMPRARGLFRRVITQSGAGHHSHPEHIARRVTERLAALAGVAPTREALAAVPPERLVAADAALSREIAQDTDPARWGESAGGGTTVLPVVDGATLPERAIDAIAAGAGRDIDVLTGTTSDEFRLFLVPLGITPRITDEVLHGFLAGFGLDPDHARAVYAAARPGACPGDLFSAVMTDHAYRVPAVRVAEARAASGAETFVYEFTRPSPAMDGVLGACHMAEIGFVFGNLDDPLVGPDAPRDLSDRMRAAWTSFARTGRPDAVTSEEAAPSWPVYGARRSVMLLGGSAPAVCEDPAADARELWTGRR; the protein is encoded by the coding sequence ATGTACGTCATCCCCACCACCGCAGGCTCGGTACGCGGACGCCGGAAGGGAGGGGTCGCGGCTTTCGCGGGCATCCCGTACGCGGCGCCGCCGTTCGGGCCGCGCCGGCTGCTACCGCCGCAGCCACCCGAACCGTGGTCGGGCGTGCGCGACGCGTTCGCCCCCGGCCCGTCCGCGCCCCAACCCGGCTACCATCCCGCGCTGGTCGACCTGCTGGGGGAGCCGGGGGAGGTGGGCGAGGACTGTCTGAGCCTCAACGTGTGGACGCCGTCCCCGGGCCGGGCCGAGGGCGGGCTGCCGGTCATGGTCTGGGTCCACGGCGGCGCGTTCCGCAACGGCGCCGGCTCGCTGCCCAGCTACGACGGGGCGCGGCTCGCCGCGGACGGCGTCGTCTGCGTCACCCTCAACTACCGGCTCGGCGCCGAGGGGTTCCTGCTGCTGCCCGACGGCACGAGCAACCTGGGTCTGCTGGACCAGATCGCCGCGCTGGAATGGGTCCGGGACAACATCGCCGGCTTCGGCGGCGACCCCGACAACGTCACCGTCTTCGGCCAGTCCGCCGGCGCCATCAGCATCACCGCGCTCCTGGCCATGCCCCGGGCCCGCGGGCTGTTCCGCCGCGTGATCACGCAGAGCGGCGCCGGCCACCACAGCCACCCGGAACACATCGCCCGGCGCGTCACCGAGCGGCTCGCCGCCCTGGCCGGCGTGGCGCCGACGCGCGAGGCGCTGGCGGCCGTTCCGCCCGAGCGGCTCGTCGCCGCCGACGCCGCCCTGAGCCGGGAGATCGCGCAGGACACGGACCCGGCGCGGTGGGGCGAGTCGGCGGGCGGCGGCACCACCGTGCTGCCCGTGGTGGACGGGGCGACCCTCCCCGAGCGTGCGATCGACGCCATCGCCGCCGGCGCGGGCCGCGACATCGACGTGCTCACCGGAACGACCTCCGACGAGTTCCGGCTCTTCCTCGTCCCGCTGGGGATCACGCCGCGCATCACGGACGAGGTACTGCACGGCTTCCTCGCCGGTTTCGGCCTCGACCCCGACCACGCCCGCGCTGTCTACGCCGCCGCGCGCCCCGGGGCCTGCCCCGGTGACCTGTTCTCGGCCGTCATGACCGACCACGCCTACCGCGTCCCCGCCGTCCGCGTCGCCGAGGCGCGCGCCGCCTCGGGAGCGGAGACCTTCGTGTACGAGTTCACCCGGCCGTCCCCCGCCATGGACGGCGTCCTGGGGGCGTGCCACATGGCGGAGATCGGCTTCGTCTTCGGCAACCTCGACGACCCGCTCGTCGGGCCCGACGCCCCGCGCGACCTCTCCGACCGGATGCGCGCGGCCTGGACCTCCTTCGCCCGCACCGGCCGCCCCGACGCCGTGACCAGCGAGGAAGCGGCGCCATCCTGGCCCGTGTACGGCGCGCGGCGGTCGGTCATGCTCCTGGGTGGCTCCGCGCCCGCCGTGTGCGAGGACCCCGCCGCGGACGCGCGCGAACTCTGGACGGGCCGGCGCTGA